The sequence GCAACATTGGATTAAAAGCCATCTCGAAATAAAGATTTTGGCTCAAATTCAAGGCGGATCAAAATTTTAACCGGAGGAATACATGACGTATTTTGAGGATTTAAATTTTGATCCAACGAAGAAGTTGTCCAAAAGATTATTTTGAGATGGCTTTTAATAATCAACCCGCTCTTTGAGTTCTTTACCGCATTTAAAAAACGGCAGGCGTTTGGGCGGGATTTCTACTTTCTGTCCGGTTTTGGGATTTCTACCCACATAGCTTTTATACTCTTTGATATGAAAGCTGCAAAGTCCTCTTATTTCGACTCGCTCACCTTTGACAAAGGCGTCTGACAGGGAGTCAAAAAATATTTTTATTACGTCGGCGGCTTCTGATTTGGTCAGGTTGGCCCGTTCTTTCAATGTGGAAATCAATTCAAGTTTATTCATGGAACCTCAAAATATGTTAAACAGCTAAAAAGTTTTTCAAGGGGTTTTAATGAATATGCATCAAAAAGTCAAGGGCTTATGACCGTGTCCGACTGAAATCCGTAAATTTTGCCGATTACTTCGTTGGCCGTAAATTTTAATCCTCGGAATATTTGATATATGCCTGTGGTTAAAATTTACGGTCCGCCTTGTACTCGACAAAATTTCCAGGTTTTCATTCAGACACTAAGATAACAGGTCCGGGATTTTTTCAACCATATCAGAATCCACCTCTACGCCTGCATATCTGCCTAACAGGTCTACTTTGATAATGACCCTGCCTTTGCCCTTGTGTTCAAAAAAATCTCCTTTAAGCCCTGCCATGGGGCCTTCAAGGATAATTACCGGATCTCCTTTTTTTAATTCAATAATGCTGCCTGTAACCAGATCCTGGGTTACGGATGTCAAAAGCTTGAGCGACTCAATCTGCTGCTCGGGTACGGGTACGGGTCCGGCAGAGTTTCCTAAAAGCCTGACTGCACCCAGGGTTTTTAAAATCGGTAACTGGTCCACCGGAGCCCTGGTGGATTTAACAAATACATACCCGGGAAACAACGGGGTTTCTATCATGAGTTTACGGTCTTTTCTTTTGCTGGGCTTCCTTGTCCTGGGCAGGAACGCATCTATTTTCTTTTTGCTTATGCATGAGTATACAGTCTGCTCGAAATTGCTTCGGGTCAGCAGGGCAAACCAAAGAGTATTGTCTTTCATTGTGTGCCGAATCCTCCGATACCTTTAAGTATAACCATGAAAGCAAAAGATTTATCTGCAGATTCATCTTTGAACGCCAGGTTTAATCCCCAGCACGGCCGGTTGATGGATATCCCCACACCGGTTTCAACGGTTTTTTGGTCCTCAAGATCACTTTCAACGAAATAATATGCGTTCAGAGCACCTGGAACCAAATTTGTGGTGATCTTTGTTTTCCAGGTATGTGAATAACTTTTTGAATATCGATAAGACATGTAAAGACTGTCCCCTCTGTTATCGGATACCGTGCCCCCAACCTGTATCTTTGTGAAATGGCTGGTATTGGGATCAAAGGCTATGGTGCCGTCTGATGTCAGGTATTTTAACGGATTTAATTCATATTTTAATGTCAAGTCCTGCCAGGGATCGTCGTCGGCATCATCCCCATCCTCTTCATACCGGATGTCATAGCCCTGGGAGAGCTTGAACCAGAAAAGTTCTTTGTATGCCTTGGTTTCTTCGCCGTTTCCATCCGTTATTGTCTTCCTGGAGGTGAATGTATTGGTCAAAGACCAGGTAATGATATTTTCTTCTGAAATGTCGTCTATGGCATCAAAGTAGGGCAGATCCTCCTGGTCCACAAAAGGAATGTAGTCATACTCCAGCCTGGGCACAATTTTGTGTTGGATTTTTTCGGCAAAATCCGTGTCTAATGTGAACACACGGCTAAGGGTTGTTGACAGGTCCATGCCCATTTCATACAGCCCCCGGGTTCTGGTGTCGGCGTCATCCCCGTCATTGTCGGTATAATCATCCGTATCCCATAAAGTACCCCTGACACCGGCATAGGGCTCTATAAAAAATGATTTGCCGAATTTTATGGGATAATAAAAAATTGGATGAACGTCTGCCCTTCTGCCGGTAACCTTTGTGTCGGTGGTATCCTGGCGGTAAAATGAGTCAAATTCCGAATCCATTTTGTAATATAATCCAAAACCCTCTGCAACTTTTTGCCGGGCGGCAAAAAATTCAACCGAAGGCAGGGTTTGCAGGGTGGTATCATCTGTATCTGTCTGGCGTGCTTTAATATTGTCATACCACAATGCCTCCATATTCAGGCTGTATGAAGACCAGTTTTTTGTCACAAGCAAGCTGTTTTCCCGGGTGTAATCGGTCTCGTCATCCAGATCACGGCCGAACATCCCTTCAAATGCGGCATCGGTGCTGTCAAATCCTGCAAAGCCGTCCGTAAACGTCCGCAAATAATCCATATCAGAGACATAATCAATATCCAGTTTAGCATTAAAATCGTACCACAGCTCCTGGTCAAGCTTCATCCGAAACCAGTACCTGTCATAGTTGGTGCGGTCAGGTGTCGCGGAAATAGTGTAATCTTCGTTTTCTTCCGCATCGTCTCCAAGGGTTTTATCCTTGAGATAGCTCATCATCATCATCCCTTTGGACTCTGGGGAGAGTACATACCTGTATTCGCCGGAGAGCATTAAGCCTCTGTCCGACATATAGTAGGGATACAACGTGGCGTCGGTATTGTCGGAAAGCGCTAAAAAAAGCGGTTGCTGGTATTCAAACCCCTTGTCGTCTGAATACCCCGCCATGGGCAGCAAAAGTCCGGTCTGGCGTGTTTTTTTGGCAGGAAATAGAAAATAGGGCGAATAAAGGGTGGGTATTTTTTTGGCCCAGAGGACGGCATGGCTGGCATGGCCGTATCCGTCAAGGGTCACCTCAATGTCCTTTCCTGTGATTTTCCAGTCCGGGTTTTCTCCTTCGCAGGTGGTGATGGATCCTTTTTCTGCATCATAGGTGAACTCCCCGGTTTTTCGAAGCTTGTCCCCGGAGATATAATAGTTGTTGTCTTGGATGAATATGGTGCCCTGATTAATCGTGCCTGTTTCCGAGCTAAGGTTTACATTCATGGACTTGCAGGTAATGGTATCCTTGCCTGAAATAAAAAGGACATTGCCTTTGGCAAAGGCGTCTTTGGTTAAATCTGAAAATTCGACATAATCCGCTTCCAGGCGCGTTTTTCCCCCGGTAATTACCACGTCATTTTCCGCAATGTAAAGTTTGCGGTTATCGTCGTAACTCACCTGTCTGGCCTCGATATGCCAGGATACCTTTTGGGTGGGCATGGAAGCGGAAAAACAAAGTGCCTGGCCTGAAAGGAATATAATAACGATCGGGACAATACATATCTGGCACAGCACTCTTTTACATGCAACCATACGTAAAAATGGACCTGTTTAATAAATTGCGAATCAAATAAAATTACTGTATAAAGCCATTTTATACTTGAAAAGTCAAGGCCGCTGCGCAAATCGGCTCCGGGCCGGAATACTGGCTTTTTTATATGAAAGTCCTAATACGTTTTTAAGCTACTTTCATGCTTTGTTGTGGATTGCGTCTGGATATTTATTGATAGTCCAGGTCAGCCCATGGCTGTTATAAGTAAGAACCGTGGCCGGATGCCCTCCGGCAAAGAGAGGATACGCATGTATGCCAGCATTATTGATTCAATCGGCAATACCCCCCTTGTAAAAATTCAGACACTTAATTCGGTGCCGGGTGTCACCATCCTGGCCAAGCTTGAATATATGAACCCAGGCGGGTCCATCAAGGACAGGGCCGCCCTGTATATGATTAACCAGGCCGAGGCAGACGGTGAATTAACGCCTGAAAAGACCGTCATTGAAGCCACTTCGGGAAATACGGGAATCGGCCTTGCCATGATCTGTTCGGTCAAGGGGTATAAACTGGCCCTGACCATGTCCGAAAGTGCCAGTGAGGAGCGAAAAAAAATACTCAAAGCCCGGGGTGCCCGGATTATTCTTACCCCACGGCATCTGGGATCGGACGGAGCCATTGAAGAGGCCTACCGCCTGGCCAGGGAATACCCGGACAAATATTTTCTTACGGACCAATATAATAATGAGGCCAACTGGAAATCCCATTACCATACCACAGGACCTGAAATCATGGCCCAGACCAATGGCCAGGTAGATGCCGTAGTGGCGACTGTGGGCACCTCGGGGACACTCATGGGGCTGTCCCGGTATTTTAAGGATCAGGACCATCATGCCCGGGTAATCTGTGCCGAACCCTATTTAGGGCACGGCATCCAGGGCCTTAAAAATATGAAAGAGTCTTATACTCCGGAGATTTTTGACAAAACCCGGCTGGATGAAAGCATCCACATTGATGATAAAACAGCTTTTGAGACGGCCCGGCAATTGGCTGCAAAAGAGGGGCTTTTTGTGGGCATGAGTTCAGGTGCGGCCATGGCCGTGGCCCTCGATTATGCCAAGCGTCTTGAAAACGGGGTGATCGTTGTGATTCTTCCGGATTCAGGCGAGCGTTATCTTTCCACTGAGCTTTTCAGCGTAAAAAAGAATATTCATCTGACCGTCTACAATTCATTAGGTGGAAAAAAAGAATCCTTAAACCCCCAAGGGGACAAGGAAGTTGGTATATATACCTGCGGCCCCACGGTACACCGGCGTCTGGATATTACCCATTTCAGGCGTCATGCGTTTACGGATTTGCTCATTCGCTATCTTGAATACCAGGATGTGAAAGTCAGACATATCGTTAATATTACCGATTATGATGATAAAACCATTGAAGGGGCAAGGCAGTCAAACACCACACTCCAGGCTTTTACAAAGCCTTTTATTGATGCCTTCCTGGCGGATTTGTTACGGCTCGGCATGAGACCGGCCCAGGCATACCCCAGGGTGTCCGACCATTTTACCGAAATGACGGATTTGACAAGAAAATTGCTTGTTAATAATCATGCCTATGAAAAGCTTCATTCCGTATACTTTGACCTGGCAAGCTTTGGGGATTACGGCCGCCTTTCACGGGTGGATATCAACAAGATCCGGGTGGGGGCCACGGTTGACCTGGATGAATATGAAAAGAACAATCCCAGGGACTTTACCTTGCTTAAGCGGGTAAAGCTCGCGGAGCTTAAACAAGGCCTCGGCGTTAAAACGGAATGGGGTAATGTCCGTCCTTCACTTCATCTGCAGTGTGCGGCCCTTGCGTCAACCTTCCTTGGCGCGGATTTTGACATCCACACGGGCTCAAGGGAGCTTATGTTTCCTCACCATGAAAACGAGATTGCCATTGCAAGGGCTGCCGGCGGTTCTTTTGCCAGGGTGTGGATGCATTGCCATCCAGTGCAGTATGACGGATCCCTGGACACGGATGATGCCCACTCATTGACGCTGGACCGGCTGGTTGATATGGGATGGGACGAGAAAACTATTCGATTCTGGCTGCTGTCCGCCCATTACAGAAAATCTCTGCTGTTATCCAAAAAAAGTCTGGATGATGCCAAAACCGTTCTTTCCCGGATCAACCGGTGCATTGAATCCCTTAATAATGTGTCGGGTCAGTCCAATGAAGAGGAGATCCAGCATATCACCTATGATCTGCGCCAGGGCATGATGAATGCCATGGCAAGCGATCTTAAGGTCCCTGTTCTGGTCTCCGGTCTTTTGTCCGGTGTGAAGCGCATTAACCGGATGGTCGTTGATGGTCATGTAGGACCGGGGGGGGCAGAGCGCCTGCTTAAATGTTTTAAAGATGTGGATGCCGTGCTTAATATTTTTGATTTCAGCAGAAAGGCACCGTATTCGTTAGAAGTAACGGCACTCATGGCTGAACGGGATGCGGCCCGGCAACAAAAAGATTTTCAGACAGCAGACAGGATCCGAAAACAACTGGATGAAATGGGAATCCTAATTCATGATCAAAAGGTGTAAGCCTAAAAGGTATAGAATGGTATGATAAATTTTTATTTTTTTCCTTTTACTTTTATGGATGAGCGTCAGGCAAAGACCTTATCCTGTTTTTTTGATAATTTTAATGTGTTGGATATTCATGACGGAGCTGTCCTGCCCGAGCCCATGGCGGGCCTTGCCGCCAAAGGAGTACTTACGCGGGTCTGTCTTGATAAGGAAAAACTTGCCTTAGCTGAACAAAAAGCACGCGCCTATCTGGACTGGGCCACCATCCATAAGGGCAATGAAAAAAATCTTCGGGCGTTAATTCGTGAAAACGTGTTTTTTAAAGATGAGTCCGGTGTGGCTGCCATTCGTGCCGGCATCCGTAACCGGACAGACTCCCATGACCCGGATACAGCAATCGGCCGGGACAGCAATAATTTTTTTGTCTTCCTTAAACTTGCAGATATCTACGACCGGGAACATCAAGCTATTGAGACTGCGTTAGATGCTTTAGACCAGGAGAATGCGGCACTTATTGCTGAACTTAAAGGCGATGGGGATATTTTTGCATCGGAGGGCCATGCAAAAACTTCAGAACCGGGGCAGGCCATGACTGAAAAAAGAATCCAGGCTTGGCTTGAGGCGGCTGATGATGCAGAACTATTTGATCGAAGCGGTATTCCGGTTCTGATTACCACCAGCCGGGCCGTCATGGATGAATTTTTGACCGGTGCGGGAAAGGCGATAAATGCACTTGACATTGATTGCATAAAAGTGCAAACAAATAATTGTGAGGTTATAAAACAGCGGCATCTCAAGATAAAGGCAATCCTGAATCAGATGGCTAAAGGGGAGCAGATGGCCAAGGGCCTGACGCTTGATCCTGAAAAAGAATATTTTGAAGGTGCTGACCATGGTCCTGGGACCGGGCGGATTCAAATCCGGTTTTTTTCGGGACTTGGTGATGTGAATTTAATAAAAAAAAATCCAGGCGGACAAATTGGCGTATGCCTGGTGGAGTTAAACTCATAAAAAGCTTGTTTTAGCAAAAACATTGTTGTAAAAGCGAGTGCTGAATCAGGTTACTATCTTTAAAGTAAAGATGAGTTTATACATTGTATTATTAATTTTTAAGGAGGTTTTAAAATGGCTTTTAACGCGATAGTTGATGAGGCAAAATGTGTAGGTTGCGAGGAATGCGTTGATGTATGTCCTGCAGAAGTATTTGAAATGCAAGACGGCAAATCCGTTCCCGTCAATGCAGATGAATGCATGGGCTGCGAAAGCTGCATAGAAGTTTGTGAAGAAGACGCCATTACCATAGAAGAAGATTAAAAAGGCGTTATTTTATATCGAATGAATGCCGGGCTGCCCTGTAAGGTAGCTCGGCATTTTTATTTTGTAGTGTTTAGAGTCTTTGATACTGCCGGGAAAAAAAGCATCAGGGTGCCGGCCAGTGATGAGTAACACACACTAACCAAAGCAGAGAACCGGCCGGTAAGGGGTCGGCCAAGAAGCGAATAGCTCACCCAGGAGAGCACGCAGCCGAAGATAGCCATTTCTCCGCGGCTGATACCGGTTTTGTAAATCCGGCTGATATCCCCGCCTGTGATAATGATAAGCGCCCCGGAAACGGACAGGACAAGCCCCAGAAATTTTAAAGGTGTTAGTCGCTCTTTAAAAATTACCGCTGAGAAAAGACTGATGAATATGGGGTTGGTTGCAATAATGAGGGCGGCCCGGTTTGCGTTGATTATGGTCAGGCCGGAAAAGAAAAACAAATTATATGCAAAAACGCCGGTTAAACCGGAAAGAAAAATTAGTAACGCATCCCGTCCATAAATCCGCAGCAGCCTTCCCTCCTGTTTTATCACCAGTATCACCAGAAAAAGTGAAGCAATGGAGAACCTTAGAAATGCCGCACAAAATGGGTGCACATGACCTGCCAGGCCTTTGCCGGCAATGAAAGTGCCGCCCCAAAAAAAAGCGGTCAATAAAAGTTTGAGATATGTCATCAATATGTGCCCATCGATAAAAAATGCCAAAATTACAGATTTGCTTTTCGACTGGGAGGATAATTTGTGCCCTAACGGGGGTTGAAGTCAAGGTAAAAAATATTCTTGCTTAAAATGGCACTTAAATTTACGGTTTTTGGTCGAGTACTAGTTCACGATATCGCCGGGGTGTATATCCTGGGTTGACGAGAGCAGCATGACCGTGGCAATTAAAATCCATGACCGAATCCCCTGAAACCACATCCCTGTAAGATTTTTTAATCTTACCGACAGCATATTGGGTATTATGAAAAAAACGATTAGGAATACCAGGGGGGAAAATATTCTTTCGTGAACAGGCATGGGGCCTCCAATGATGTGTTGATTCTTGTAAATCTTGACTTTATTTAAGCTAATGTTCTATAAAATGTCAATATTTGTTGCCTAAATCACAGGAAATGGATGCGAAATGACACGGATTGCTGATCTTTTGTTTGAAGTACGGATGCTCAAAGACCTGGATCGGACCGGGTACACTTTCCTAGGCGCCGGACAGGAAAGTATTGCTGAACATAGTTTCACCACAGCATTCTTGTGCTTTGTCATGGCCCGCCTTGAACCGGATGTAGATGCTGAAAAGCTTATTTCCATGGCCCTGGTGCATGATACGGCCGAAGCCCGGACAGGTGATTTGAATTATGTGCATAAACACTACAACACCGTGGATGAGCCCCGTGCGGTGTCAGACCTGATCCAGGGCCTTGACTGGGCAAAAGATATTCCCGAACTTATTGATGAATTCAACCAGGGAGAAACCATGGAAGCCAGGCTGGCCAATGATGCGGATCAGCTTTCCTTGATTCTTGAACTTAAAAAATTAAAAGATCTTGGCGCGACCTCACCTGACTCCTGGCTGCCCTTTGTGGCCGACCGCCTTAAGACGGATACGGGTAAACACCTTGCCCGGGAGATCCTTGGCACACGCTGGGATGAATGGTGGACCCGTGGATATTCGGAATAGACAAGATACAGGTGTCGTTTGATTTATGGCTTTGCGCCTTTCCATCTTATATGTAGGCTCCCGGTGTCCCCAGGAGCTTGCCCCTGAAGGTCCGAATCTTTTCCTTGCCTGTGTCAATACGCCTGATGCGATAAAATCCCGGAAACAACGACCGGATATTGTGCTGATGGATCCTTTTGTCCATGACACCGATATTGACCCGGAAAAGATCCGGCCATGGTTTGATGCCTTCCGCGTCCATAATTTTAAATTTTCTCCGGCCGTTTTTGTTATTGTTCCTGAAGATACCAGGAAAAGTGTCCGATTAAGTCTTATAGAATCGGGTGCCGGCCAGGTGGTGGACTGGCCTCTGGATATACGAGAAATTGAAATCAAGGCCAAAGGCGCAATGGAGAAGCTTCATCTTGAACAGACACTTTTTTCCAAGACCGGCTCCCTAAAAAAATCCTTTGGATATCTGGACCGGTTTAAAAACGAATTAAAAGAAATCAAAGATGAGCTGCTTGAGGATAAGAGTAACCTGAATACAGCGCTGAAACAGATTAATCAGATGTCCGAAGAACGCAGGCGTTTAAAGCAAAGCCTTTTGGATATCAAGGCACAGATGGCTGCGGATATGGATGGGTTTGGGCAGATTCTTTATGCGTTAATTCGTCAGCGGGTGGAGCTTAATCGCGGCCATGGCGAGCGTGTGGGGGAAATTGCCTGTTTTATCGCGATGAAAATGGGCTTCTCCCAAAAACAGTTGGAGGATCTGTCAAAAGCTGGTATGCTTCACGAAATCGGACTTCTTTTCCTTTCAAAGGATTATCTTTGCGAAAAAGTGTCCGGTGAGGAAGACGCAGATCAATATCCAGACAGCAAATCCACAGTATATGATCAAGCTATGATGGTGCAGTATCCGGTTAAAGGTGCTGAACTGCTCGGCCATTGTCGGGGATTTGAACGGGCAGCGGCTATTATCCGTTGTTTGAACGAAAATGTGGACGGCACAGGATATCCTGATGGTTTGAAACGCCACCATATTCCTTTGGCGTCAAGAATTCTGGCTGCTGCGGACGAACTGGAGACCCTTCGGGAGGAGAACGTGTCCTTTGACCTTCAGGAGTTGCTTTCAGGACTTGAGCCTAAAATAGGCAGCCGACTTGATCCGATGGTCGCCGGATGGCTTGAAAAGTATGCCGTATTGCATTTAGGCAAAGATAAGTTCAAGGTACGCGGTGTTGGCGTGGAACAGCTTGAACCGGGAATGATTCTCAGTGCAACGCTGTTCACCCGGACCGGCACCAAATTGCTGCCTGCCGGGCAGACCCTGACCCGGCCGGTCATTGATAAAATAATACAATATCACAGGGCATATCCTGTA comes from uncultured Desulfobacter sp. and encodes:
- a CDS encoding HU family DNA-binding protein, translating into MNKLELISTLKERANLTKSEAADVIKIFFDSLSDAFVKGERVEIRGLCSFHIKEYKSYVGRNPKTGQKVEIPPKRLPFFKCGKELKERVDY
- a CDS encoding UpxY family transcription antiterminator, which gives rise to MKDNTLWFALLTRSNFEQTVYSCISKKKIDAFLPRTRKPSKRKDRKLMIETPLFPGYVFVKSTRAPVDQLPILKTLGAVRLLGNSAGPVPVPEQQIESLKLLTSVTQDLVTGSIIELKKGDPVIILEGPMAGLKGDFFEHKGKGRVIIKVDLLGRYAGVEVDSDMVEKIPDLLS
- the lptD gene encoding LPS assembly protein LptD, coding for MVACKRVLCQICIVPIVIIFLSGQALCFSASMPTQKVSWHIEARQVSYDDNRKLYIAENDVVITGGKTRLEADYVEFSDLTKDAFAKGNVLFISGKDTITCKSMNVNLSSETGTINQGTIFIQDNNYYISGDKLRKTGEFTYDAEKGSITTCEGENPDWKITGKDIEVTLDGYGHASHAVLWAKKIPTLYSPYFLFPAKKTRQTGLLLPMAGYSDDKGFEYQQPLFLALSDNTDATLYPYYMSDRGLMLSGEYRYVLSPESKGMMMMSYLKDKTLGDDAEENEDYTISATPDRTNYDRYWFRMKLDQELWYDFNAKLDIDYVSDMDYLRTFTDGFAGFDSTDAAFEGMFGRDLDDETDYTRENSLLVTKNWSSYSLNMEALWYDNIKARQTDTDDTTLQTLPSVEFFAARQKVAEGFGLYYKMDSEFDSFYRQDTTDTKVTGRRADVHPIFYYPIKFGKSFFIEPYAGVRGTLWDTDDYTDNDGDDADTRTRGLYEMGMDLSTTLSRVFTLDTDFAEKIQHKIVPRLEYDYIPFVDQEDLPYFDAIDDISEENIITWSLTNTFTSRKTITDGNGEETKAYKELFWFKLSQGYDIRYEEDGDDADDDPWQDLTLKYELNPLKYLTSDGTIAFDPNTSHFTKIQVGGTVSDNRGDSLYMSYRYSKSYSHTWKTKITTNLVPGALNAYYFVESDLEDQKTVETGVGISINRPCWGLNLAFKDESADKSFAFMVILKGIGGFGTQ
- a CDS encoding cysteine synthase — protein: MYASIIDSIGNTPLVKIQTLNSVPGVTILAKLEYMNPGGSIKDRAALYMINQAEADGELTPEKTVIEATSGNTGIGLAMICSVKGYKLALTMSESASEERKKILKARGARIILTPRHLGSDGAIEEAYRLAREYPDKYFLTDQYNNEANWKSHYHTTGPEIMAQTNGQVDAVVATVGTSGTLMGLSRYFKDQDHHARVICAEPYLGHGIQGLKNMKESYTPEIFDKTRLDESIHIDDKTAFETARQLAAKEGLFVGMSSGAAMAVALDYAKRLENGVIVVILPDSGERYLSTELFSVKKNIHLTVYNSLGGKKESLNPQGDKEVGIYTCGPTVHRRLDITHFRRHAFTDLLIRYLEYQDVKVRHIVNITDYDDKTIEGARQSNTTLQAFTKPFIDAFLADLLRLGMRPAQAYPRVSDHFTEMTDLTRKLLVNNHAYEKLHSVYFDLASFGDYGRLSRVDINKIRVGATVDLDEYEKNNPRDFTLLKRVKLAELKQGLGVKTEWGNVRPSLHLQCAALASTFLGADFDIHTGSRELMFPHHENEIAIARAAGGSFARVWMHCHPVQYDGSLDTDDAHSLTLDRLVDMGWDEKTIRFWLLSAHYRKSLLLSKKSLDDAKTVLSRINRCIESLNNVSGQSNEEEIQHITYDLRQGMMNAMASDLKVPVLVSGLLSGVKRINRMVVDGHVGPGGAERLLKCFKDVDAVLNIFDFSRKAPYSLEVTALMAERDAARQQKDFQTADRIRKQLDEMGILIHDQKV
- a CDS encoding 4Fe-4S binding protein — translated: MAFNAIVDEAKCVGCEECVDVCPAEVFEMQDGKSVPVNADECMGCESCIEVCEEDAITIEED
- a CDS encoding DMT family transporter, whose amino-acid sequence is MTYLKLLLTAFFWGGTFIAGKGLAGHVHPFCAAFLRFSIASLFLVILVIKQEGRLLRIYGRDALLIFLSGLTGVFAYNLFFFSGLTIINANRAALIIATNPIFISLFSAVIFKERLTPLKFLGLVLSVSGALIIITGGDISRIYKTGISRGEMAIFGCVLSWVSYSLLGRPLTGRFSALVSVCYSSLAGTLMLFFPAVSKTLNTTK
- a CDS encoding HD domain-containing protein codes for the protein MTRIADLLFEVRMLKDLDRTGYTFLGAGQESIAEHSFTTAFLCFVMARLEPDVDAEKLISMALVHDTAEARTGDLNYVHKHYNTVDEPRAVSDLIQGLDWAKDIPELIDEFNQGETMEARLANDADQLSLILELKKLKDLGATSPDSWLPFVADRLKTDTGKHLAREILGTRWDEWWTRGYSE
- a CDS encoding HD domain-containing phosphohydrolase, whose amino-acid sequence is MALRLSILYVGSRCPQELAPEGPNLFLACVNTPDAIKSRKQRPDIVLMDPFVHDTDIDPEKIRPWFDAFRVHNFKFSPAVFVIVPEDTRKSVRLSLIESGAGQVVDWPLDIREIEIKAKGAMEKLHLEQTLFSKTGSLKKSFGYLDRFKNELKEIKDELLEDKSNLNTALKQINQMSEERRRLKQSLLDIKAQMAADMDGFGQILYALIRQRVELNRGHGERVGEIACFIAMKMGFSQKQLEDLSKAGMLHEIGLLFLSKDYLCEKVSGEEDADQYPDSKSTVYDQAMMVQYPVKGAELLGHCRGFERAAAIIRCLNENVDGTGYPDGLKRHHIPLASRILAAADELETLREENVSFDLQELLSGLEPKIGSRLDPMVAGWLEKYAVLHLGKDKFKVRGVGVEQLEPGMILSATLFTRTGTKLLPAGQTLTRPVIDKIIQYHRAYPVDETVYIKV